From Humisphaera borealis, the proteins below share one genomic window:
- a CDS encoding aspartate aminotransferase family protein: protein MHQDFFAWLDRHTGQQYDLHTQHLNPVFVKMLRTIGFDKGYVRGEGCYLWDAEGNKYLDLLTGWGVFALGRNHPKVKSIIKQLLDRDMPNLVRMDCSLLSGLAAQKLAHIAGGELSRVFFCNSGTETIEGAIKFARCFTGRRDIIHCDHSFHGLTTGALSLNGENFFRERFGDLLPGNQKVPFNDLAALEKALSTKQAAAFVVEPVQGKTCDVVADGYLLEAQRLCRKYGTLLVLDEVQSGLGRTGKWFCFQHFPDVEPDILCTAKALSAGYVPVGAIITRPKIMDCVFNGMERCVVHSNTFGQNDLAMAAALASLYVIEEEKLVENAAAMGDYLMTRLKEIAPTCPFVSDVRGKGLMFALDFARPKESFKLKMAWDMLHKLNFGVFGQMIIIPLLQKHRILSQVAGYHTEVIKFLPPITITKEDCDWFLTALTDVLEDTKRVPGAAWNTVMGLAKRTMTA, encoded by the coding sequence ATGCACCAAGATTTTTTCGCCTGGCTCGATCGGCACACCGGCCAGCAGTACGACCTTCACACGCAGCACCTCAACCCTGTTTTCGTGAAAATGCTGCGCACGATTGGCTTCGATAAAGGCTATGTCCGCGGCGAAGGTTGCTACCTCTGGGACGCCGAGGGGAACAAGTACCTCGATCTTCTCACCGGCTGGGGCGTGTTCGCGCTGGGGCGGAACCACCCGAAGGTGAAGTCGATCATCAAGCAGTTGCTCGATCGCGACATGCCGAACCTGGTCCGCATGGATTGCAGCCTGCTCAGCGGGCTGGCGGCGCAGAAGCTGGCGCATATCGCCGGCGGCGAACTGTCGCGCGTGTTTTTCTGTAACAGCGGCACGGAGACCATTGAAGGGGCGATCAAGTTCGCACGGTGCTTTACCGGGCGGCGCGACATCATCCACTGCGACCATTCGTTCCACGGCCTGACGACCGGGGCGCTGTCGCTCAACGGCGAAAACTTCTTCCGCGAGCGCTTCGGCGATCTGCTGCCGGGCAACCAGAAGGTGCCGTTTAACGACCTGGCGGCCCTGGAGAAGGCGCTGAGCACGAAACAGGCCGCCGCGTTCGTGGTGGAGCCTGTGCAGGGCAAGACGTGTGATGTTGTCGCCGACGGGTACCTGCTGGAGGCGCAACGGCTGTGCCGCAAGTACGGCACGCTGCTGGTGCTCGATGAGGTGCAGTCGGGCCTCGGCCGGACGGGCAAGTGGTTCTGCTTCCAGCACTTTCCCGATGTCGAGCCCGACATCCTCTGCACCGCCAAGGCGCTGTCGGCGGGGTATGTGCCCGTCGGTGCGATCATCACCCGACCGAAGATCATGGACTGCGTCTTCAACGGCATGGAGCGGTGTGTCGTCCACAGCAACACGTTCGGCCAGAACGACCTGGCGATGGCGGCGGCGCTGGCGAGCCTCTACGTGATCGAGGAAGAGAAGCTCGTCGAAAACGCCGCCGCGATGGGCGACTACCTGATGACCCGGCTCAAGGAGATCGCGCCAACGTGTCCGTTTGTTTCCGACGTCCGCGGCAAGGGGCTGATGTTCGCGCTGGACTTCGCCCGGCCGAAGGAGTCCTTCAAGCTGAAGATGGCGTGGGACATGCTGCACAAGCTGAACTTCGGCGTGTTCGGACAGATGATCATCATCCCGCTTTTGCAGAAGCACCGAATCCTGTCGCAGGTGGCGGGCTATCACACGGAGGTCATCAAGTTCCTGCCGCCGATCACAATCACGAAGGAAGACTGCGACTGGTTCCTGACGGCGCTGACGGACGTGCTGGAAGACACCAAGCGCGTGCCCGGGGCGGCGTGGAACACGGTGATGGGGCTGGCGAAGCGGACGATGACGGCGTGA
- a CDS encoding 3-deoxy-D-manno-octulosonic acid transferase, producing MPNIYDIAWKTLLLLAAPAIAFMPRFRRKAARAFRERMGHDVPFAPADAPPCVMVHAVSLGEINATRALVDQLKAARPDLRFLVTVTTDTGFARGKEMYGGRGDVTVVRYPLDLSAGIRRLLDRQRPGVVVLMELEVWPNFTWHCRQRGIPVVLVNGRLTDSSFKQYRWLGPVGRAMFGRLAEVCVQDIVYRDRFRTLGVKPEAIEVTGTMKFDNAQVADRIAGDRELAAEVGLHPGREPIWVCGSTGPGEERIVLDAYRTLLTTQPMLRLVIVPRHPERFDAVARLIAECGFDVFRRSHSRQVAPAAMTSRPLPTAASPSAVVLGDTVGELRKFYSIADVVFVGRTLVDLGQRQRGSDMIEPAALAKPVIVGKWTDNFADAMRHLKRAEGIIEIEAGVDLARAVSRVLNYPSESRDLGEHAREVVKSQQGSTARHVEVILRQLATRT from the coding sequence ATGCCCAACATTTACGACATCGCATGGAAAACGCTGCTGCTCCTGGCGGCACCGGCGATCGCGTTCATGCCGCGTTTCAGGCGGAAGGCCGCCCGCGCGTTTCGCGAGCGGATGGGCCATGACGTTCCGTTCGCGCCGGCGGACGCGCCGCCATGCGTGATGGTTCACGCCGTCAGCCTCGGCGAAATCAACGCCACCCGGGCGCTGGTCGATCAGCTCAAGGCGGCCCGGCCGGATCTGCGATTCCTGGTCACCGTCACCACCGACACCGGCTTTGCCCGCGGCAAGGAGATGTACGGCGGCAGGGGGGATGTCACCGTCGTGCGCTACCCGCTCGACCTGTCGGCCGGCATCCGCCGACTGCTGGACCGCCAGCGGCCCGGCGTCGTCGTGCTGATGGAGCTGGAAGTCTGGCCGAACTTCACCTGGCACTGCCGCCAGCGGGGCATCCCGGTGGTGTTGGTCAACGGCAGGCTGACCGATTCGAGCTTCAAGCAGTACCGGTGGCTGGGGCCGGTCGGCCGGGCCATGTTCGGCCGGCTTGCCGAGGTCTGCGTGCAGGACATCGTCTACCGCGACCGCTTCCGCACGCTCGGCGTGAAGCCGGAGGCGATCGAGGTCACCGGCACGATGAAGTTCGACAACGCGCAGGTCGCCGACCGCATTGCCGGCGACCGCGAGCTGGCGGCCGAGGTCGGCCTGCACCCCGGTCGCGAGCCGATCTGGGTCTGCGGCTCGACCGGTCCCGGCGAAGAGCGGATCGTCCTGGACGCGTACCGCACCCTGCTGACGACCCAGCCGATGCTGCGGCTGGTGATCGTGCCGCGGCATCCCGAGCGGTTCGACGCCGTCGCCAGGCTGATCGCCGAGTGCGGGTTCGACGTCTTCCGCCGGTCGCACAGCCGACAGGTCGCGCCGGCGGCGATGACGAGCCGTCCGCTGCCGACGGCGGCGTCGCCGTCGGCGGTCGTACTCGGCGATACGGTGGGGGAGCTGCGCAAGTTCTACAGCATTGCCGATGTCGTCTTCGTCGGCCGGACGCTGGTCGATCTCGGCCAGCGGCAGCGGGGTAGCGACATGATCGAACCCGCCGCCCTGGCCAAGCCGGTGATTGTCGGGAAGTGGACCGACAACTTCGCCGACGCGATGCGCCACCTGAAGCGGGCGGAAGGGATCATCGAGATCGAAGCGGGTGTAGACCTGGCGCGGGCGGTGTCGCGCGTGCTGAACTACCCCAGCGAATCCCGCGACCTGGGCGAACACGCCCGTGAAGTCGTCAAGTCGCAACAGGGTTCAACGGCAAGGCACGTGGAAGTGATCCTGCGGCAACTGGCGACGCGCACGTAG
- a CDS encoding MMPL family transporter, which translates to MSSRFFHRLPLQIVLTVVTRPRLTLVVAGLLLFTGVLLGVFRLPLSSDQNKLFSRDVPFFRQYLQFVEKFPENEAVYVVVEAADASPPPVTGRWTAAADAIAAKLRAMPEVVRRVYARVPSDQLGDQGLLYERAELIPARLAEVNRFLPMVRIWAEQPPGEGPPAQRFLNAMLLSRFAGLVGQKQSPTEAAPFVGVIAESWGRSVNEPALPLVPGKGLPDLELLGAQSPRDLGYFFVPDETDRSRNLLLIQVYPKQNYSSLTGVSETVEAIRGAVAGVAGGYPEFRVGITGRPALEADEMRTTDRDSTRSEIVALSAVFIGLVVMFRSLWRAVAATIALCTAIGITFGWAAIAVGELNLLSIVFFIALIGIGMDYLVQVLSRYRVEVVRRGSVRTVWIAVFRQVAAPITTACLGAAGAFLVAYFTPFQGAADLGVIAGGGLLICLACGYTVLPALLTVFVRKRSTTDLGMEVGAVSDTGFQPVRIDQGVGGRESPERGAQRTGWKPVSLTEPSPRLRRYILTPLLWLVGVLALLPFAIQARFDAGLLGLQAPNLPSVQLVRKLQTWSAVVLSSDLETLRRARSAIADSPEVAGTESILDAYDARDWLAKNAGQTRQVQWSEPAAIVAGDVPKLVASLKAVAGQFEAAGKTAPPAERPAVATAAGQIRAAADRLDAAVKAGQGDAAAVRLSAWQSAFVGQLRGQLATFNPGPVRVEGLPPELKGHLVADDGTYALYIYPKQDLWQREHLQRFVTDIEKRSAAATGVPPPTGIAVNILHSTESVQRSFLTATAYALGLIVLLVLLDLRNLPQTLLAISVLAFGLPMLIGLMSLLDVSWNLANFFGLPILIGAGHEYGVFMVHRYREALKHKHRAWIGWDTSDWALLMCGYVTSASFAFFWLMASHRGLKSLGLVMALGTACIYLATVFVLRPILKWRLSK; encoded by the coding sequence ATGTCCTCCCGCTTCTTCCATCGTCTCCCCCTTCAGATCGTGTTGACGGTTGTCACACGGCCGAGGCTGACGCTGGTTGTCGCGGGACTTTTGCTCTTCACCGGGGTGCTGCTGGGTGTGTTTCGCCTTCCGCTGTCGAGCGACCAGAACAAGCTGTTCTCGCGGGATGTGCCGTTCTTCCGGCAGTACCTGCAATTCGTCGAGAAGTTCCCCGAGAACGAGGCGGTGTATGTCGTGGTGGAGGCTGCTGACGCGAGCCCTCCGCCGGTCACCGGGCGATGGACCGCCGCCGCCGACGCAATCGCGGCGAAGCTGCGGGCGATGCCGGAAGTCGTTCGCCGTGTCTATGCGCGGGTGCCGTCCGATCAGCTCGGCGATCAGGGGTTGCTGTACGAACGAGCGGAGCTGATTCCGGCGAGGCTGGCGGAGGTGAACCGGTTCCTGCCGATGGTCCGGATCTGGGCCGAGCAGCCGCCGGGTGAAGGGCCGCCGGCGCAGCGGTTTCTGAACGCGATGCTGCTGAGCCGCTTCGCCGGGCTCGTCGGGCAGAAGCAGTCGCCAACAGAGGCCGCGCCGTTCGTCGGCGTGATCGCCGAGAGCTGGGGGCGGTCGGTGAATGAGCCCGCGCTGCCGCTGGTTCCGGGAAAGGGGCTGCCCGATCTGGAACTGCTCGGAGCGCAATCGCCACGCGACCTCGGTTACTTCTTCGTGCCGGATGAAACAGATCGATCGCGGAATCTCCTGCTCATCCAGGTCTACCCGAAGCAGAACTACAGTTCTCTCACCGGCGTTTCTGAAACGGTGGAGGCGATCCGCGGCGCGGTCGCGGGCGTGGCCGGCGGCTATCCCGAGTTCCGCGTCGGCATCACCGGCCGGCCGGCGCTGGAGGCCGACGAAATGCGGACGACCGATCGTGATTCGACGCGGTCGGAAATCGTCGCACTCTCCGCCGTCTTCATCGGGTTGGTCGTGATGTTCCGGTCGCTGTGGCGGGCCGTTGCGGCGACGATCGCGCTCTGCACGGCGATCGGCATCACCTTCGGCTGGGCGGCGATCGCCGTCGGCGAACTGAACCTGCTGTCGATCGTGTTCTTCATCGCGCTGATCGGCATCGGCATGGATTACCTGGTGCAGGTGCTGTCGCGGTACCGCGTGGAGGTGGTGCGTCGCGGTAGCGTGCGAACGGTGTGGATCGCCGTCTTCCGGCAGGTCGCCGCCCCGATCACGACGGCGTGCCTGGGGGCGGCGGGCGCGTTCCTGGTCGCGTACTTCACGCCGTTCCAGGGCGCGGCCGATCTGGGCGTCATCGCCGGCGGCGGACTGCTGATCTGTTTGGCGTGCGGGTACACGGTTTTGCCGGCGCTGTTGACGGTGTTCGTGCGGAAACGCTCGACGACGGATCTTGGGATGGAGGTCGGGGCTGTCAGTGACACGGGCTTCCAGCCCGTGCGGATTGATCAAGGCGTCGGCGGTCGCGAATCGCCAGAGCGTGGCGCACAACGCACGGGCTGGAAGCCCGTGTCACTGACAGAGCCGTCCCCGCGTCTTCGGCGGTACATCCTTACGCCGCTGCTCTGGCTGGTCGGCGTGCTGGCGTTGCTGCCGTTCGCGATTCAGGCCCGGTTCGACGCGGGGCTACTCGGGTTGCAGGCACCGAACCTGCCGTCGGTGCAGCTCGTTCGGAAGCTGCAGACCTGGTCGGCGGTTGTGCTGTCGAGCGACCTGGAAACACTCCGCCGGGCCCGGTCGGCGATCGCCGACTCGCCCGAGGTTGCCGGTACCGAAAGCATCCTCGATGCGTACGACGCCCGCGACTGGCTGGCGAAGAATGCGGGCCAGACGCGGCAGGTGCAGTGGTCTGAGCCCGCGGCGATCGTGGCGGGCGACGTGCCGAAACTGGTCGCGTCGCTGAAAGCGGTCGCCGGGCAGTTCGAAGCCGCCGGCAAGACCGCCCCGCCGGCCGAGCGACCGGCGGTCGCGACCGCGGCGGGGCAAATCCGCGCCGCCGCCGATCGTCTCGATGCTGCCGTCAAGGCCGGGCAAGGCGACGCCGCCGCGGTGCGCCTCTCGGCGTGGCAGTCGGCGTTTGTCGGACAATTGCGCGGCCAGCTCGCGACGTTCAACCCCGGCCCGGTGCGAGTCGAAGGACTGCCGCCGGAACTCAAGGGCCATCTGGTCGCCGACGACGGGACGTATGCCCTGTACATCTATCCGAAGCAGGACCTCTGGCAGCGCGAGCACCTGCAGCGGTTCGTGACGGACATCGAGAAGCGTTCCGCTGCCGCCACTGGCGTCCCGCCGCCGACGGGAATTGCTGTGAACATCCTGCACTCGACCGAGAGTGTGCAGCGGTCGTTCCTGACGGCGACGGCGTACGCGCTGGGGTTGATCGTCCTGCTGGTCCTGCTGGATCTACGCAATCTGCCGCAGACGCTGCTGGCGATCAGCGTGCTGGCGTTCGGGCTGCCGATGCTCATCGGCCTGATGTCCCTGCTGGATGTCTCGTGGAACCTGGCCAACTTCTTCGGCCTGCCGATCCTCATCGGCGCGGGACACGAGTACGGCGTATTCATGGTCCACCGCTACCGCGAGGCGTTAAAGCACAAGCACCGCGCCTGGATCGGCTGGGATACCAGCGACTGGGCCCTGCTCATGTGTGGCTACGTGACGTCGGCGAGCTTCGCGTTCTTCTGGCTGATGGCGAGCCATCGCGGCCTCAAGAGCCTCGGGCTGGTGATGGCATTGGGCACGGCGTGCATCTACCTGGCGACGGTGTTCGTCCTGCGGCCGATCCTGAAGTGGCGTCTCAGCAAGTAG
- the radA gene encoding DNA repair protein RadA, protein MAKQRTQFLCNNCGSVHPKWMGKCPDCGTWDSLEQYNAPTADPHADKRLPKGIVGQTGDVATAARPLTLSEIDDADSPRRPTNIGEFDRVLGGGIVPGSAILVGGEPGIGKSTLLLQVAQALSGGGAHADRAMQNADLKALEPPARNVKSDIRTAAKVLYVTSEESARQTKLRASRLGVATDHLLVLAETNVERIINQVHKVKPDVLVVDSIQMIYKPDLPAAPGSVTQLRSCCMDLVYLAKMSGTAIIFVGHVTKAGTLAGPKIIEHIVDTVVYFEGDRYHAHRVVRCVKNRFGSTQEVGLFEMTGEGLREVTDPGNLFVEQYGPGGTPSGSVVTACMQGSRTLLVEVQALTASSVIGAAKRKVSGVPGDRVAMIIAVLEKRADMRLAADDVFVNVAGGVKVVEPAADLAIALAIASAHMNRPLPPGALAIGELGLGGEVRMVPQLENRLREAARLGITHAVIPANGGSIPKLGGMALHEVRRLGQALADL, encoded by the coding sequence ATGGCCAAACAACGCACCCAGTTTCTCTGTAACAACTGCGGCTCGGTTCATCCGAAGTGGATGGGCAAATGCCCCGACTGCGGCACGTGGGACAGCTTGGAGCAGTACAACGCCCCGACCGCCGACCCGCACGCCGACAAGCGGCTGCCCAAGGGCATCGTCGGGCAGACCGGCGACGTGGCGACGGCGGCGCGGCCGCTGACGTTGTCTGAAATCGACGACGCCGACAGCCCGCGCCGGCCGACCAACATCGGCGAGTTCGATCGCGTCCTGGGCGGCGGCATCGTGCCGGGCTCGGCGATTCTTGTCGGCGGCGAACCGGGGATCGGCAAATCGACACTGTTGCTGCAGGTCGCGCAGGCGTTGTCCGGCGGCGGGGCACACGCGGACCGCGCGATGCAGAACGCCGATCTCAAGGCACTCGAACCCCCGGCTCGAAACGTGAAGTCCGACATTCGGACCGCGGCGAAAGTCCTCTACGTCACCAGCGAAGAATCCGCCCGGCAGACCAAGCTCCGCGCGTCGCGCCTCGGCGTGGCGACGGACCACCTGCTCGTGCTCGCCGAGACGAACGTTGAGCGGATCATCAACCAGGTGCACAAGGTCAAGCCGGACGTGCTGGTCGTCGACTCGATCCAGATGATTTACAAGCCCGACCTGCCCGCCGCCCCGGGGTCGGTCACGCAGTTGCGAAGCTGCTGCATGGACCTGGTCTACCTCGCGAAGATGAGCGGGACGGCGATCATCTTTGTCGGCCATGTGACCAAGGCCGGCACGCTCGCGGGGCCGAAGATCATCGAGCACATCGTCGATACCGTCGTCTACTTTGAAGGCGACCGCTACCACGCGCACCGCGTCGTGCGGTGCGTGAAGAACCGCTTCGGCTCGACCCAGGAAGTCGGCCTGTTCGAGATGACCGGCGAAGGTTTGCGCGAGGTCACCGACCCCGGCAACCTGTTCGTCGAACAGTACGGCCCCGGCGGAACACCATCCGGCAGCGTGGTGACGGCCTGCATGCAGGGCAGCCGCACGCTGCTGGTGGAAGTGCAGGCGCTGACGGCGTCGAGCGTGATCGGTGCGGCCAAGCGGAAGGTGAGCGGCGTGCCCGGCGACCGGGTGGCGATGATCATCGCCGTCCTGGAGAAACGCGCCGACATGCGCCTGGCGGCGGACGACGTGTTCGTCAATGTCGCCGGCGGGGTGAAGGTGGTCGAGCCGGCGGCGGACCTGGCGATCGCGCTGGCGATTGCGTCGGCCCACATGAACCGGCCGCTTCCGCCGGGCGCGCTGGCGATCGGCGAGCTGGGGCTCGGCGGGGAAGTGCGAATGGTGCCGCAACTGGAGAACCGCCTGCGCGAAGCCGCCCGCCTGGGCATCACCCACGCCGTCATCCCCGCCAATGGCGGATCGATCCCCAAGCTGGGCGGCATGGCGCTGCACGAAGTCAGAAGGCTGGGACAGGCGCTGGCGGATTTGTAG
- a CDS encoding PQQ-dependent sugar dehydrogenase, translated as MSFVRNLIQPLEPRRLLTVSSGFAEDVVGSELRLPTAIAISPAPQAPPIFIAEKAGRVRLYENGQLESQPTVVLEDIATDGELGLLGIAIDKNFDRNRYVYLNYSYKQRGSSDVVQRVSRFYFSGRELVSETVLLDLPKWETATKNIGGGLKFAFDGTLLVGIGDGGKKAQAGDLGSPFGKILRIRPDGTVPSNNPFATAEGWQKYVWAYGLRDPAKFTVQSQNGIVFINDPGETSAEEINVGVAGGNYGWPTVEGGSQTPVGSNPIGPVHTIPHAPTDPEAIAGGHIAGGVLFNPGSLTFPMPYAGDYFFADRDKNIIQVMGIEKLAPTGVVSPFATDVIRPVDIAYTIPGDLFVIAQGVGDAGGQLIRYRATGSPSIVNQPAGATLSPGQSIKLSVSAGGFAPLTYQWAANGQDIPGATKTTLTVGPFDVADDGTVYTVRVINDRGVATSEPAVIRVVATGGGTDGGTDGGTNGGGTDGGGNNGGGSDGGGTGGGTPGTPGNPSPFKPPKVTKPMGPIDLLPQFGATPFAAVGGTTSKVSVKVLNVGLDTARGAMTVRLHLSPESEAAIGSGDPVVAEATVNIRIAPGKGKTVKLNVAWPDGLDGNYYVLANVDPSNVLPETNEANNVAVSGLPATVRPGFVDVRTQVGASPLTATHGKAVSLPVGVLNDGNRSSTSDLLLRVWAVPQASVAEGATAAEAASVGTSVFTQTRRLLLPAGRGKTVKLKFTLPADLAAGQYVLVATIDGVPGESDATNNASVGAGVVSIS; from the coding sequence ATGTCCTTCGTCCGCAACCTGATCCAACCCCTCGAGCCACGCCGGCTCCTGACCGTCAGCAGCGGCTTCGCCGAGGACGTGGTCGGGTCGGAACTGCGCCTGCCGACGGCGATCGCGATCAGCCCCGCGCCGCAGGCACCGCCAATCTTCATCGCCGAGAAGGCCGGCCGAGTCCGCCTGTATGAGAACGGCCAGTTGGAGTCTCAGCCGACTGTCGTGCTGGAAGACATCGCGACCGACGGCGAGCTCGGGCTGCTCGGGATTGCGATCGATAAGAACTTCGACCGCAACCGGTACGTCTACCTCAACTACAGCTACAAGCAGCGCGGATCGAGCGATGTCGTGCAGCGCGTCAGCCGGTTCTACTTCTCCGGCCGCGAACTGGTCTCCGAAACGGTGCTGCTCGACCTGCCCAAGTGGGAAACAGCGACGAAGAACATTGGCGGCGGGCTCAAGTTTGCCTTCGACGGAACCTTGCTCGTCGGAATCGGCGACGGCGGTAAAAAAGCCCAGGCCGGCGATCTCGGCAGTCCGTTCGGCAAAATCCTGCGCATCCGCCCGGACGGCACCGTGCCGTCGAACAACCCCTTCGCGACCGCCGAGGGATGGCAGAAGTACGTCTGGGCGTACGGCCTGCGCGACCCGGCGAAGTTTACCGTTCAGTCTCAGAACGGCATCGTCTTCATCAACGACCCCGGCGAGACATCCGCCGAGGAGATCAACGTCGGCGTCGCCGGAGGGAACTACGGCTGGCCGACCGTCGAAGGCGGCTCGCAGACGCCGGTCGGCAGCAACCCCATCGGCCCGGTACATACCATCCCTCACGCCCCGACCGACCCCGAAGCGATCGCCGGCGGGCACATTGCCGGCGGCGTGCTGTTCAACCCCGGCTCGCTCACCTTCCCGATGCCCTACGCCGGCGATTACTTCTTCGCCGACCGCGACAAGAACATCATCCAGGTGATGGGGATCGAGAAGCTGGCTCCCACCGGCGTGGTCAGCCCGTTTGCCACCGACGTCATCCGGCCCGTGGACATCGCCTACACGATTCCCGGCGACCTGTTCGTCATCGCGCAGGGCGTCGGCGATGCCGGCGGGCAGCTCATCCGGTATCGCGCGACCGGGTCGCCTTCGATCGTCAATCAGCCCGCGGGCGCTACGCTGTCGCCGGGGCAGTCGATCAAGCTCAGCGTCAGCGCCGGCGGGTTTGCCCCGCTGACGTATCAATGGGCAGCGAACGGCCAAGACATTCCGGGGGCGACGAAGACGACACTGACCGTCGGCCCGTTTGATGTTGCCGACGACGGGACTGTCTATACCGTGCGGGTGATCAACGATCGTGGCGTGGCGACCAGCGAGCCGGCGGTGATCCGTGTCGTCGCGACGGGTGGTGGCACGGACGGCGGGACAGATGGCGGAACCAACGGCGGTGGAACCGACGGTGGCGGCAACAATGGGGGTGGAAGCGACGGCGGCGGTACGGGTGGTGGCACGCCGGGGACGCCCGGAAACCCCAGCCCCTTCAAACCGCCGAAAGTCACCAAGCCGATGGGCCCGATCGACCTGCTGCCGCAGTTCGGCGCGACGCCGTTCGCCGCGGTCGGCGGAACGACATCGAAAGTCAGTGTCAAAGTTCTGAATGTCGGCCTCGATACCGCCCGCGGCGCGATGACGGTTCGACTGCACCTCTCGCCCGAATCGGAAGCCGCCATCGGCAGCGGCGACCCGGTCGTCGCCGAGGCGACCGTCAACATCCGCATCGCCCCGGGCAAGGGGAAGACCGTCAAGCTGAACGTCGCCTGGCCCGACGGGCTCGACGGCAACTACTACGTCCTGGCGAATGTCGATCCGTCGAACGTGCTTCCCGAAACCAACGAAGCGAACAACGTCGCCGTGTCGGGACTGCCGGCGACGGTTCGCCCGGGCTTCGTTGACGTGCGGACGCAGGTCGGCGCGTCGCCGCTTACGGCGACGCACGGGAAAGCCGTCTCGCTGCCGGTGGGCGTGCTGAACGACGGGAACCGGAGTTCGACGTCGGACCTGCTGCTGCGGGTGTGGGCGGTTCCGCAGGCAAGCGTGGCCGAGGGCGCGACGGCGGCCGAGGCGGCATCGGTCGGGACGAGCGTATTCACCCAGACCAGGCGCCTGCTCCTGCCCGCCGGCCGGGGCAAGACGGTGAAGCTGAAGTTCACCCTCCCCGCCGACCTGGCCGCCGGACAGTATGTGCTGGTCGCAACGATCGACGGCGTGCCGGGAGAATCGGATGCGACGAACAACGCATCGGTCGGGGCGGGCGTGGTGAGCATCTCTTGA